The Salirhabdus salicampi DNA segment ATTCCTTCACCGGACGCCACTAAACGAAGACCAGTGATGGCAAATTCTCTACTTATAATAACAATGACTACCCAGGCCGGTGCTTGACCTAGTTCTACGAGTAGAATAAAAGCTGCCGACACAAGCAACTTATCAGCAAGGGGATCGAGAAATTTCCCTAAATTTGTTACTAAATTGTACTTCCGTGCATAATATCCATCCACCCAATCAGTAGCAGATGCAAAAATAAAAATTAGTGCTGCTACAAAATGGGAAACAGGAAGGTCACTTTCTCCAATGTTCATCGCTCCCCATTCAAACGGATATGCAAGAAGGAAAATAAACAACGGGATTAAAAAAATACGTGAAAGGGTAATTCGATTTGGGATATTCATCTTAACGCCTCCATCTTTTAAGTGATTCAACGTAAGAAAAGTCATCGTCAACACGATGACTTCACTAGTTTATTCACTTTCTTCTTTAAACAAAATTTTCACTTGTTGGTAATAGTTCTTTGATTCCGTAGGGTCAAACGGATACTCAAATGGTTCACCGTTAATTTTAATATTTAAATCTACGGAACGGCCGATAATCAGTACAACTTCTTTTTCACCTGTTACATCTACTTCCGTTGGTGATTTATCTTCGTTCATCATATCGTCGAAAAACTTTTTATTCTTTTCATTCCGAACCGTTAACCAACTCTCATTTTCTGTTTCAAATGTTAATACGAATTGTTCAGCGTTTGTTAATTCATATACAGAGGATGGTCCCCCATCATCTGTACTGATTAACGATAAGGTTTGCTTAGGCTGTTCTGGTTCTTCTTCTGGTATTTCCTCAGAAAGTTGTTCTTTATCATTTCCATCCTCTTGTGCAGCTGACTCTTCGTCGTTTTCATTTGGTTGATCCTGCTGTTGTTCTTCTTCGTTTCGTTGATATTCAATTGGCTGATTTGAATCATCTTCCTGATCTGAATCATTAGCCGGATCAATAGTACCTTGATAAAATACGTAAGCAAACACGATTGTGCCTATGATTAAAAGTGCTACGATAATACGTGGTAAAATGTGAAATAAGGCCGAACTTTTCCCAGTACTTGCCTGTCTTCGATGTTTCTGCAATCGTGACAATTGTTCAAGGTTTTCTTCCTCAGTGGAGGGAAGCTCTGCTTCATATTCATTTAATAATTCATTCGGGTCAAGTCCAACTGTATCGGCGTATTCCCGAATAAATGCTCTCGTATAAAAGCTGCCAGGCAATATCGAAAAGTCACCTTTTTCTATTGCTTCTAAATAGCGTTTCTGTATTTTTGTTCTTTGTTGTATGTCATCTAGTGACAATTCGTGTTCGATTCTAGCCTGTTTCAGTTTTTCGCCCAGTTCCATTGTTCCACCATCCATCTCTAAAAATCAAACATTGAAAAACCGTTGTCACGGGAAAAATCAGACTGATCTTCCATTTGATAAACAATTTCCTCATCATCACTATTTCTTAACTCAATTATGTAGTCAAAATCTTCCAAATTATACTCGGTTTGTTGAACGAAAATATCTGGATGCTCAACAACTTTAACCGATGGTATTCGCATGATTTCTCTGACAAGTTGCCAATGCTTCTCATTAGCTCTTTTCGTCGAGACAATCCCATCTATAATAAACAGGTTATCAGAATTGTATTCATCCTTAATCAGTTGACTTCGAATCGTTTGTTTCAATAAAGTACTAGACACAAATAACCACCTTTTATTGGCACAAACACTTGCAGCTACAATGGATTCTGTTTTTCCGACACGGGGCATTCCACGTATCCCGATTAACTTATGACCTTTTTTCATAAATAGTTCCGCCATAAAATCAACGAGTAGGCCTAATTCATCCCGAACAAAACGAAACGTTTTTTTATCGTCTACATCACTGTGAATGTATCTTCCATGCCGAACAGCAAGTCTGTCACGCAACTTCGGGCGACGTAATTTTGTAACCGTAATCGTATCCATTGTATCAAGGATTGATTTTAATCGGTTTACTTGTTCTCCATTGTCACATAAAAGTAGCATTCCCCGCCTTGAATCCTCAACCCCATTTATTGTTACAATGTTAATTGATAACATCCCTAACAACGAAGAAATATCTCCAAGTAATCCGGGGCGGTTATGTTGGATTTCATACTCTAAGTACCACTCTATCCGCTCTCCCATGACGATTCTCCTTTTAAAGTACACATACTTACCATTATAA contains these protein-coding regions:
- the pgsA gene encoding CDP-diacylglycerol--glycerol-3-phosphate 3-phosphatidyltransferase gives rise to the protein MNIPNRITLSRIFLIPLFIFLLAYPFEWGAMNIGESDLPVSHFVAALIFIFASATDWVDGYYARKYNLVTNLGKFLDPLADKLLVSAAFILLVELGQAPAWVVIVIISREFAITGLRLVASGEGIVLAASQMGKWKTTIQIIAIATLLLHNFPFSYIGFPFATISLYAALIITVVSGVDYFIKNWHVMRGSK
- a CDS encoding helix-turn-helix domain-containing protein, which translates into the protein MELGEKLKQARIEHELSLDDIQQRTKIQKRYLEAIEKGDFSILPGSFYTRAFIREYADTVGLDPNELLNEYEAELPSTEEENLEQLSRLQKHRRQASTGKSSALFHILPRIIVALLIIGTIVFAYVFYQGTIDPANDSDQEDDSNQPIEYQRNEEEQQQDQPNENDEESAAQEDGNDKEQLSEEIPEEEPEQPKQTLSLISTDDGGPSSVYELTNAEQFVLTFETENESWLTVRNEKNKKFFDDMMNEDKSPTEVDVTGEKEVVLIIGRSVDLNIKINGEPFEYPFDPTESKNYYQQVKILFKEESE
- a CDS encoding DUF3388 domain-containing protein, which encodes MGERIEWYLEYEIQHNRPGLLGDISSLLGMLSINIVTINGVEDSRRGMLLLCDNGEQVNRLKSILDTMDTITVTKLRRPKLRDRLAVRHGRYIHSDVDDKKTFRFVRDELGLLVDFMAELFMKKGHKLIGIRGMPRVGKTESIVAASVCANKRWLFVSSTLLKQTIRSQLIKDEYNSDNLFIIDGIVSTKRANEKHWQLVREIMRIPSVKVVEHPDIFVQQTEYNLEDFDYIIELRNSDDEEIVYQMEDQSDFSRDNGFSMFDF